The following proteins are co-located in the Desulfobacterales bacterium genome:
- a CDS encoding tetratricopeptide repeat protein, with product MSGNAGAPHPASTRPTLFPLSVVGNLSHDRSDSLIPQSDQITSFDARLALARILAYEDRTLDEALREYRVLLNQSPDNWQIRSEMARVLIRLGDINEARSLMAGIDKKAEKDPDMLVTLADLKASMGHASGCRDLYEKAIRMSDQPQNIKLKLADHMNMWGDFYKAEAIYREYLRAHAGDREVALKLAALLRSCERYAESEGIYKELLFNHPDSKKALLGLAKLKRAEKKYQAALTHVDQALNLDPDNHEALLLKADILLLVKNYDAALGLYSRISDMACCRVKGLMGQGNVYLAQGEEDLGRLCFSKAYEIDPSDVEAHFYAAGMDVVLTEDFIDALLTDKGLSARTLEKWANLYAAHGFNNPAILIYETSLKRDPAYFPSQIGLAEMLAIDHQYKPAIEAFEDLNKRFPDNRKILIGWARTLGWGKEYDASIELYDHINAMAPSDPVPQMEKARTAVWAKQMDTALDAYRALLVPPVDKTLSRALIPVAETSGNEELIADVSKLAEQAEEGSVFQGTEAFIESLKPLRPRLSQTTNRQIDRLLIENYPSFAVQKAAYLEKEGKRLVWNKRFARALDAYEALLDVTPGNQEALFDYAQIECALGLCHREEKTYRRLLDINPLHNLAGHALRRLEIRSSPSLKLGQIYWSERGRDRLTEIDRYRTDLELTVPVDCRFHLKVAGHHWIERPSYTGSSYGANGFTIAASGTLNPYIKGEAAWTHKVYQDCEFENTDTGYAHAWFNLRDYVTLGLGYDRADELYNYFGIRQGIQSDSWWVSIESNLTRKLEVQGEARYLSYSDNNSGQHYMLGAGYAITDHPRIFTIALTGEYRNTHNPDVYHYDAGRLVDIIHPYWTPIDYYGGAITFEWYHDLSRFLFCGSERNSYDVALALGTDTEDNPSGELRAAWHYDFLDHWTISLKGLIHRSRLWDAEGLWADIRYHF from the coding sequence TTGAGCGGTAATGCGGGTGCCCCTCATCCTGCCAGTACAAGGCCCACTCTTTTTCCGCTGAGCGTGGTTGGGAACCTCTCCCACGACCGGTCCGATAGCCTCATCCCCCAAAGCGATCAGATTACATCTTTTGACGCCCGCCTGGCCCTGGCCAGAATACTCGCTTACGAGGACCGGACATTGGACGAAGCACTCCGGGAATACCGTGTGCTCCTCAATCAAAGTCCAGATAACTGGCAGATCCGGTCGGAGATGGCAAGGGTCCTCATTCGGTTGGGTGATATTAATGAGGCCCGTTCACTGATGGCTGGGATTGATAAAAAGGCGGAGAAAGACCCGGACATGCTCGTGACCCTCGCGGATTTAAAAGCCAGTATGGGGCACGCATCCGGCTGCCGCGATCTATATGAGAAGGCTATCAGGATGAGCGATCAGCCCCAAAATATCAAACTCAAATTGGCCGATCACATGAACATGTGGGGCGATTTTTACAAGGCCGAGGCCATTTATCGCGAGTATCTACGGGCCCATGCTGGAGACAGAGAAGTGGCGCTCAAATTAGCAGCCTTGTTGAGGAGCTGTGAGCGCTACGCCGAATCCGAGGGAATCTATAAGGAATTGCTGTTTAACCACCCTGATTCCAAAAAGGCCTTGCTGGGGCTGGCCAAGCTGAAACGTGCTGAAAAAAAATATCAAGCCGCTTTAACCCATGTGGATCAAGCGCTTAATTTGGATCCCGATAACCATGAAGCCCTTTTATTAAAGGCAGATATTCTGCTGCTGGTAAAAAATTATGATGCCGCGCTCGGCCTGTATTCCAGGATATCCGATATGGCGTGCTGCCGGGTCAAGGGGTTGATGGGCCAGGGAAACGTGTACCTGGCTCAGGGAGAGGAAGATCTGGGCCGACTCTGTTTTTCTAAGGCCTATGAGATCGATCCCAGCGACGTAGAAGCGCATTTCTATGCGGCGGGGATGGATGTTGTCCTGACAGAGGACTTTATTGATGCGTTGTTGACGGATAAGGGGCTCTCTGCACGGACCCTGGAAAAATGGGCAAACCTTTACGCTGCTCACGGCTTCAATAACCCAGCTATACTCATATACGAAACTTCTCTTAAAAGAGACCCTGCGTACTTTCCATCCCAGATCGGTTTGGCTGAGATGCTTGCCATTGATCATCAGTATAAGCCGGCCATAGAGGCGTTCGAAGATCTAAACAAACGATTTCCAGATAACCGAAAGATCCTCATCGGATGGGCCAGGACCCTGGGATGGGGGAAAGAGTATGACGCATCCATTGAACTTTACGACCATATCAATGCCATGGCGCCGTCCGATCCTGTCCCGCAAATGGAAAAGGCCCGGACCGCTGTATGGGCCAAGCAGATGGATACTGCGCTGGATGCCTACAGGGCCCTTCTCGTTCCACCAGTGGACAAAACGCTTTCCAGGGCATTGATCCCTGTTGCTGAGACATCGGGGAATGAGGAACTTATCGCCGACGTCAGCAAATTGGCTGAGCAGGCTGAAGAGGGATCCGTCTTTCAAGGCACTGAGGCATTCATAGAGAGTCTGAAGCCTCTGAGGCCCCGTTTGTCTCAAACCACAAACCGGCAGATTGACAGGCTTCTCATTGAAAATTATCCTTCCTTTGCCGTTCAAAAGGCTGCATACTTGGAAAAGGAGGGGAAGCGCCTTGTTTGGAACAAGCGCTTTGCCCGGGCCCTGGATGCCTATGAGGCCCTCCTCGACGTTACGCCTGGAAATCAGGAAGCGCTGTTTGATTACGCGCAGATCGAATGTGCACTGGGTCTGTGTCATCGGGAGGAAAAGACCTACAGGCGCCTGCTCGACATAAATCCCCTTCACAATCTGGCCGGCCATGCCCTGAGGCGTTTGGAAATCCGCAGCAGTCCATCCCTCAAACTGGGGCAGATTTACTGGAGTGAACGGGGCCGGGACAGGTTGACAGAGATCGACCGGTACCGCACCGATCTTGAACTAACTGTGCCGGTTGACTGTCGGTTCCATTTGAAGGTGGCCGGCCACCACTGGATCGAGCGCCCCAGTTATACAGGGTCATCATACGGGGCCAACGGCTTTACAATCGCGGCCAGCGGCACCTTGAATCCCTATATCAAAGGGGAAGCGGCGTGGACTCACAAGGTATACCAGGACTGTGAATTTGAAAATACAGACACCGGATATGCACATGCCTGGTTTAATTTAAGGGATTATGTGACACTGGGACTGGGATATGACCGGGCAGATGAGCTGTACAACTATTTCGGTATCAGGCAGGGCATACAGTCGGATTCATGGTGGGTCTCCATCGAATCGAATCTTACCCGGAAGCTGGAAGTCCAGGGGGAGGCCAGGTATTTGAGTTACAGTGACAACAATTCGGGCCAGCATTATATGTTGGGTGCGGGGTACGCCATCACTGATCATCCCAGGATCTTCACGATTGCCCTGACCGGTGAATATCGCAATACCCATAACCCGGATGTATACCATTACGACGCGGGCCGGCTGGTGGACATTATCCATCCCTACTGGACCCCTATCGATTATTACGGCGGCGCCATAACCTTTGAATGGTATCATGACTTGTCGAGATTCCTGTTTTGCGGCAGTGAGCGCAACTCTTACGATGTGGCCCTGGCGCTGGGCACAGACACAGAGGATAATCCTTCTGGGGAACTCCGGGCAGCATGGCATTATGACTTTTTGGATCACTGGACTATCAGTTTAAAAGGCCTGATCCATCGCTCCCGTCTGTGGGACGCGGAGGGACTCTGGGCCGATATCCGGTATCATTTTTAA
- a CDS encoding tetratricopeptide repeat protein, protein MNQKTAPLKPEEVKVVPIKPGDEIPDWVARWELARVLSYVKRYEASIAEYKKVLKEKPDLTEAKLEMAKVLFWDGEQKKALGILEQISPKTIPGETKVLMADLFVAQKDYAKAEPLYREYLKGHPHDHSVRLKLAEMLSWQKDYDTSLKEYRKILEAHPNDIQVRRRYAFVLIWAGEHEEAASQLKRTLD, encoded by the coding sequence TTGAACCAAAAAACGGCTCCGCTAAAACCCGAAGAGGTCAAGGTGGTACCGATCAAACCAGGGGACGAGATCCCGGACTGGGTTGCCCGCTGGGAACTTGCCAGAGTGTTGAGTTATGTGAAGCGTTACGAGGCGTCCATAGCTGAATATAAAAAGGTCTTAAAAGAGAAACCGGATCTTACGGAAGCAAAGCTTGAAATGGCCAAGGTCCTTTTTTGGGATGGAGAGCAGAAGAAGGCACTTGGAATACTGGAGCAGATCTCGCCCAAGACCATACCAGGAGAGACCAAGGTTTTGATGGCAGATCTTTTTGTGGCCCAGAAGGATTACGCCAAGGCAGAGCCGCTTTACCGGGAGTATCTAAAAGGCCATCCCCACGACCATTCTGTTCGTCTCAAGCTGGCCGAGATGCTGAGCTGGCAAAAAGACTATGATACCTCACTTAAAGAATACAGGAAAATCCTGGAGGCCCACCCCAACGATATCCAGGTCCGGCGGCGGTATGCCTTTGTGCTGATCTGGGCAGGTGAGCATGAAGAGGCCGCCTCACAGTTGAAACGCACCCTTGATTAA
- a CDS encoding tetratricopeptide repeat protein, giving the protein MKKLTLIAAMLGVAILTTFIYRVTHTDWILFRKAETYFAKSQYSQSIPYYTELIDQGFETPTLLKHLGTAYMATGHFKKALTVFEAFLEQNPDKDTGLAELANIYVILGQPSKAVALYQAMVQDVPKDKATRVLLARALSWSGRFEEAVLQYRKALGEEK; this is encoded by the coding sequence ATGAAAAAACTCACACTCATTGCCGCCATGCTTGGCGTTGCCATTCTAACCACCTTCATTTACCGTGTAACCCATACGGATTGGATTTTGTTTCGTAAAGCAGAGACCTATTTCGCCAAGAGTCAATATTCTCAATCCATCCCGTATTATACAGAATTAATAGACCAGGGCTTTGAAACGCCGACGCTCCTGAAACACCTGGGAACAGCGTATATGGCTACCGGCCATTTTAAGAAGGCTTTGACAGTCTTTGAAGCGTTCCTGGAGCAAAATCCTGATAAGGACACAGGGTTGGCTGAATTAGCCAATATTTACGTGATCTTGGGCCAACCTTCAAAGGCTGTGGCCCTATACCAGGCCATGGTTCAGGATGTGCCAAAGGATAAGGCTACGCGCGTCCTTCTCGCAAGGGCTTTGTCCTGGTCCGGCCGTTTTGAAGAGGCCGTATTGCAGTACAGAAAGGCGCTGGGGGAGGAAAAATGA
- a CDS encoding type II toxin-antitoxin system VapC family toxin, whose product MIVLDTHTLLWMDRDDDALGKRSRSLIEQAWKNDVVAVSAITFWECALLEQRGRIQLPLEVEVWRADLLQAGVKEIVLDGRIALLASALEYFPRDPADRFIAATALHYDALLLTADKNILDWQSALLRQNARK is encoded by the coding sequence ATGATTGTTCTGGATACTCACACCCTGCTTTGGATGGATAGAGACGATGACGCCCTGGGGAAACGATCCCGGAGCCTTATTGAACAGGCCTGGAAAAATGACGTTGTCGCTGTCAGCGCAATAACCTTCTGGGAATGCGCCCTGCTTGAACAGCGGGGGCGGATTCAACTTCCCCTGGAGGTGGAAGTATGGCGGGCAGATTTACTGCAAGCCGGGGTAAAAGAGATCGTCCTGGACGGAAGAATTGCTTTGCTGGCATCTGCCCTGGAATACTTCCCTCGTGATCCTGCAGATCGTTTTATCGCTGCCACTGCCCTGCATTATGATGCGTTACTTCTTACAGCAGACAAAAATATTCTGGATTGGCAGTCAGCTCTTCTCAGGCAAAACGCAAGGAAGTGA
- a CDS encoding type II toxin-antitoxin system Phd/YefM family antitoxin → MNTIQASEFKAKCLALMEKVARTGETLVVTKNGKPIAELKPYSGGRSESPFGLHRKLRITGDVITPVAENDWKVLE, encoded by the coding sequence ATGAATACAATTCAGGCGTCAGAATTTAAGGCCAAGTGTTTGGCTTTAATGGAGAAAGTAGCCAGGACGGGAGAAACCCTGGTGGTAACCAAAAACGGCAAGCCTATAGCAGAATTGAAACCTTACTCCGGCGGACGTTCAGAAAGTCCTTTCGGCCTGCACAGAAAACTTCGGATTACCGGAGATGTGATTACTCCAGTGGCGGAAAATGACTGGAAGGTGCTTGAATGA
- a CDS encoding type II toxin-antitoxin system VapC family toxin gives MNLFLDTHVLLWWLDDSPSLFDTERDAIADPGNLIVVSAAVIWEMRIKQALGKLEISADFYPVIKNQGFELLPITPDHAYAAGGLPMHHRDPFDRMIIAQARLEKLCIITRDNIFSRYDVSVFA, from the coding sequence ATGAATCTGTTTCTCGACACCCATGTGCTGCTGTGGTGGCTGGACGATAGTCCTTCTCTCTTCGATACTGAACGAGATGCTATTGCTGATCCCGGCAACCTGATTGTTGTCAGTGCTGCCGTGATCTGGGAAATGCGAATCAAGCAGGCGCTTGGAAAACTCGAAATTTCAGCGGATTTTTATCCCGTTATCAAAAATCAGGGATTTGAGCTTTTACCCATCACCCCGGATCATGCGTATGCTGCAGGCGGTCTGCCAATGCACCATCGCGACCCCTTTGACAGAATGATTATCGCCCAGGCCCGGCTGGAAAAACTGTGTATCATCACCCGCGACAACATATTCAGCAGATACGATGTTTCCGTTTTTGCGTAA
- a CDS encoding type II toxin-antitoxin system prevent-host-death family antitoxin: MQITNISEAKAQLSALIEKVMAGEEVVIGKAGKPVARLIKYENNRQPRQPGALKGKIKIADDFDELPDDIAEAFGMADK, translated from the coding sequence ATGCAGATTACCAATATTTCCGAAGCAAAGGCGCAGTTATCCGCGTTGATTGAAAAAGTCATGGCCGGAGAAGAAGTGGTCATCGGCAAGGCCGGAAAACCGGTAGCCCGCCTCATCAAGTATGAGAATAACCGGCAGCCGCGCCAGCCCGGCGCTTTAAAGGGAAAAATCAAGATCGCGGATGATTTCGATGAGCTCCCGGATGATATCGCCGAAGCCTTCGGCATGGCGGACAAATGA
- a CDS encoding four helix bundle protein, producing the protein MTLGREKLDVYRLSIGYVAWVYEKADSLNEVHRPARDQWLRASQSIPLNIAEGNGKTAEADQRRYFEIARGSALECAAIQDVLVVGKALDKMESRNRKDELDRMAAMLSRLGGRGYQVREDQEVYSIDFDPDSDFDPEENESQPLR; encoded by the coding sequence ATGACCCTTGGACGTGAAAAACTGGACGTCTATCGCCTTTCAATAGGCTACGTTGCATGGGTTTACGAGAAGGCCGACAGCCTGAACGAAGTCCATCGGCCCGCCCGGGATCAATGGCTTCGGGCCAGCCAGTCGATACCGCTAAATATCGCCGAAGGTAATGGCAAGACCGCGGAAGCCGACCAAAGGCGTTATTTCGAAATCGCTCGTGGCTCCGCGCTTGAGTGCGCGGCGATTCAAGATGTGCTGGTTGTCGGCAAGGCGCTGGACAAGATGGAAAGCCGGAACCGCAAGGATGAACTCGACCGTATGGCCGCGATGCTCAGCCGTCTCGGCGGAAGAGGATACCAAGTTCGAGAGGATCAGGAAGTCTACAGCATCGATTTCGATCCCGATAGCGATTTCGATCCCGAGGAAAACGAATCCCAACCTTTGCGTTAA
- a CDS encoding helix-turn-helix domain-containing protein produces MKNTRNKNDGSFQEKSPTTFCDITSLIQSPCCTIMESISDGVFTIDREKRITSFNRAAECITGLSRQKAVGQFCFDVFRADICAKNCALEKTLLNETPQIDISARIIAAANLALKERVANGEFREDLFYRLNVVTLELPPLWERREDIPLLADRFIEKLNLSKGKNIREIAPDALQALMQYWFPGNVRELENAIEYAFITCKGSVIRNAHLPPEIAREKGPAAPRLSEEQHMEAEKICTFLKQHANSREKTAKALGISRSTLWRKMKKLGITPPESET; encoded by the coding sequence ATGAAAAATACCCGGAATAAGAACGATGGCAGCTTTCAGGAAAAAAGCCCGACTACGTTCTGCGACATCACCTCTCTTATCCAGTCGCCCTGCTGCACTATTATGGAAAGCATCAGTGACGGCGTCTTTACCATAGACAGGGAAAAACGGATCACCTCTTTTAACCGGGCGGCGGAGTGCATTACCGGCCTTAGCCGGCAAAAAGCCGTCGGCCAGTTCTGCTTTGATGTATTCCGGGCCGATATCTGTGCCAAAAACTGTGCACTGGAAAAAACGCTTTTAAATGAAACCCCGCAGATTGATATTTCCGCCCGGATCATTGCAGCGGCCAATCTTGCGCTGAAAGAGCGGGTGGCAAACGGGGAATTCCGGGAAGACCTTTTTTACCGCCTGAATGTGGTCACACTGGAACTGCCGCCCCTATGGGAACGAAGAGAAGATATCCCCCTTCTGGCAGACCGCTTTATTGAAAAGCTGAATCTGAGCAAGGGAAAAAACATCCGGGAAATTGCACCGGATGCCCTGCAGGCACTTATGCAATATTGGTTTCCCGGCAATGTCCGGGAACTGGAAAACGCCATTGAGTATGCTTTTATTACCTGCAAGGGCAGCGTGATCCGCAATGCGCATCTGCCCCCGGAAATTGCGCGGGAAAAAGGGCCGGCCGCGCCGCGGCTGTCTGAAGAGCAGCATATGGAAGCCGAAAAGATCTGCACCTTTCTGAAGCAACACGCAAACAGCCGGGAAAAGACCGCAAAGGCCCTTGGCATCAGCCGGAGCACCCTCTGGCGGAAAATGAAGAAACTGGGCATCACCCCGCCTGAAAGTGAAACCTAA
- a CDS encoding (Fe-S)-binding protein, whose product MPKPGIIEILKLRPKTNCRDCGEPTCMVFATKVAEGAKRPEDCFGLGTSLREELSWYITQFNLDY is encoded by the coding sequence ATGCCAAAGCCGGGCATTATTGAAATATTGAAGCTGCGGCCCAAAACCAACTGCCGGGATTGTGGCGAGCCAACGTGCATGGTTTTTGCCACCAAGGTTGCTGAAGGGGCAAAAAGACCAGAAGATTGTTTCGGCCTGGGTACATCCCTGCGTGAAGAACTTTCCTGGTATATAACGCAGTTCAATCTGGATTATTAG
- a CDS encoding rhodanese-like domain-containing protein, translated as MKDLNQILQEMDFQFFGSGDHGMSIEGMRNVLGNDHFIFLDVRADEEVKYLSFPFSLHIPLNELPDRLDEVPRDKFIITFCSSVFRAAVAYTYLLANGYEEVKGLTASSEDMAQAFKPGPLAKM; from the coding sequence ATGAAGGATTTGAATCAAATATTGCAGGAAATGGATTTTCAGTTTTTCGGTTCCGGCGATCACGGAATGAGTATCGAAGGAATGCGCAACGTGCTTGGCAATGATCATTTCATATTTCTAGATGTTAGGGCAGATGAGGAGGTCAAATACCTTTCTTTTCCTTTTTCCCTGCATATCCCCCTGAATGAGCTGCCGGACAGGCTGGACGAAGTTCCCAGGGATAAATTTATCATTACCTTCTGCTCTTCGGTTTTCAGGGCGGCGGTGGCCTACACTTATCTGCTGGCAAACGGATATGAGGAAGTAAAGGGGCTTACTGCCTCTTCCGAGGATATGGCCCAAGCGTTCAAACCCGGCCCATTGGCCAAAATGTAA
- a CDS encoding DUF1207 domain-containing protein produces MVLWIAAAAGPAVADQTSKSQWEFFPVGDVFAPLLADPKEPRFFLSINNYDNEFRSDFTGASVGFGENFGLIRKHLGDQHAWQLSLKGGLFSQFDLNTSSDDLLNSDYNIGVTWNYRIDALSTRLRVYHQSSHLGDEYLIKHPRMADTRTNFDYEAIDFLAAFTWHQIRTYGGLHFLIERDPGDFDRWGYQGGIEYQGTGEMLPWGTLVAGLDIKGFQELHWTPGYSLKTGIAFKELDHQSRYIQVMLEYYNGFIPYGQFYNYDMESYGAGIYFGF; encoded by the coding sequence ATGGTCCTGTGGATAGCTGCGGCGGCCGGACCGGCGGTCGCGGATCAGACATCAAAATCCCAGTGGGAGTTCTTTCCTGTGGGCGATGTGTTTGCGCCCTTGCTGGCCGATCCCAAAGAGCCCCGGTTTTTTCTGAGCATCAACAATTACGACAATGAATTCAGAAGCGACTTCACCGGCGCATCCGTCGGATTCGGCGAAAACTTCGGCCTGATCAGAAAACATCTTGGGGATCAGCATGCCTGGCAGTTAAGCTTAAAGGGCGGACTTTTCTCCCAGTTTGATCTGAATACCAGCTCCGATGACCTTTTAAACTCCGACTACAATATCGGTGTGACCTGGAATTACCGGATTGACGCCCTGTCCACCCGTCTTCGCGTCTATCACCAAAGCTCTCACCTGGGGGATGAATACCTTATCAAGCATCCGCGGATGGCAGATACCCGGACCAATTTTGACTATGAAGCCATTGACTTTCTGGCTGCGTTTACCTGGCATCAGATCCGGACCTATGGCGGCCTCCATTTCCTGATAGAGCGCGATCCGGGAGATTTTGACCGCTGGGGCTATCAGGGCGGTATCGAATATCAGGGCACAGGAGAGATGCTACCCTGGGGGACATTGGTCGCAGGCCTTGACATCAAAGGATTCCAGGAGCTTCACTGGACCCCCGGCTACAGCTTAAAGACAGGGATCGCCTTCAAGGAGCTGGATCATCAGAGCCGCTATATTCAAGTCATGCTCGAATATTACAACGGATTCATCCCCTATGGCCAGTTCTACAACTATGACATGGAATCTTACGGGGCAGGCATCTATTTCGGCTTCTGA
- a CDS encoding patatin-like phospholipase family protein, whose protein sequence is MKKKPTIALVLGGGGARGLAHLGVIQAFEDAGLRPDLIVGSSAGALAGAAYAANADICQTLRRVEEVFGSGEKSIKGIRRFVRFGRSDREANHLLDRFLRSWGKEILVGCNMFRNGVMTEEDLQEGVAAFVPDIDIEQTSIPLTGLNNFYRQIRGIAILTQKKSQNNHGRSYLQFVLRV, encoded by the coding sequence ATGAAGAAAAAACCGACCATTGCATTGGTACTCGGTGGCGGAGGCGCCAGGGGCCTGGCGCATCTGGGTGTGATCCAGGCCTTCGAAGATGCGGGCCTCCGCCCGGATCTGATCGTCGGCAGCAGCGCCGGCGCCCTGGCCGGAGCGGCATATGCGGCCAATGCCGATATCTGCCAAACGTTAAGGCGCGTGGAGGAGGTGTTCGGTTCTGGTGAAAAAAGTATCAAGGGGATTCGCAGATTCGTCCGTTTCGGCAGAAGTGACCGCGAGGCCAATCATCTTCTGGATCGGTTCCTGCGATCCTGGGGCAAAGAGATTCTGGTGGGCTGCAATATGTTCCGAAACGGCGTAATGACTGAAGAAGACCTGCAGGAGGGTGTGGCGGCTTTTGTACCGGACATCGATATTGAACAGACGAGCATTCCCCTTACAGGTTTGAATAATTTTTATAGACAAATTCGGGGCATAGCTATTTTGACCCAAAAAAAATCGCAAAACAATCATGGTAGAAGTTATTTACAGTTTGTCTTAAGGGTTTGA
- a CDS encoding universal stress protein yields the protein MDKKELRLTRAVMPLSLKEPEQKIVSMAGLLRYFGTKEVFLVHVRTNNGKGKKQERLTDTIRAYALKLRELGFTVDMYFRQGHIASEILTLAAELGADFLSVLWERKRALPKALLGSVEADIVRMADYPVFVYKHPVFMAREQKINQVMYTTNFQITDSHVMPYLTNPGFVAQNLCILHVGQRAPDPKAEAERREMARQNLNRLKAACEHAFQKVSTQDVVGHPKARILHAARRCGVDLLIIGKSDNKSAFEQIMGSTAQFIADKAACSVFIVPGEQRR from the coding sequence ATGGACAAAAAAGAATTACGGCTCACCCGCGCGGTCATGCCTTTGAGCTTAAAGGAGCCGGAGCAAAAAATCGTCTCAATGGCCGGCCTTTTGAGATATTTTGGGACCAAAGAGGTTTTTCTGGTCCATGTGCGCACCAATAACGGCAAAGGAAAAAAACAAGAGCGGCTCACGGATACCATCCGGGCCTATGCCCTGAAGCTTCGGGAACTGGGCTTTACGGTGGATATGTACTTTAGGCAGGGCCATATTGCTTCTGAAATATTGACCTTGGCCGCAGAACTGGGAGCCGACTTTTTAAGTGTTTTATGGGAAAGGAAAAGGGCTTTGCCGAAGGCGCTGCTGGGCAGTGTTGAGGCAGATATCGTCCGCATGGCCGATTACCCGGTCTTTGTGTACAAGCACCCGGTTTTCATGGCCAGGGAACAGAAAATAAATCAGGTCATGTACACCACCAATTTTCAGATAACAGACAGCCATGTCATGCCCTACCTGACCAATCCGGGTTTTGTCGCCCAGAACCTCTGCATCCTGCATGTCGGGCAACGGGCCCCGGATCCGAAAGCTGAGGCCGAGCGCCGGGAAATGGCCCGGCAAAACCTCAACCGCTTAAAGGCTGCGTGTGAACACGCCTTTCAAAAGGTCAGTACCCAGGATGTGGTTGGCCATCCCAAAGCCAGAATCTTGCACGCAGCCAGACGCTGCGGGGTAGACTTGTTGATTATCGGCAAATCTGACAATAAAAGCGCCTTTGAACAGATCATGGGCTCCACGGCCCAGTTCATCGCCGATAAGGCCGCTTGTTCTGTCTTTATCGTTCCCGGAGAGCAGAGACGATGA